AGGTCTAATAAGTATTTATTTAATCGATTAATCGAAGTTTAACACTCCTTTAGGATTGTCTTTATCCAGGACAAGACTTCGCCTGCTTTTTGAAGTTTTTAAGTGGACAATATTTTGTTGCTCATCGAACATATCGAGTAACAGATAATTTTCAATTTCCAATGTTTTTAAATTTTGCACGCCGGTAATTTCGAGATAGACTTTGACAACGTCCGTTTCGTATTCGCTTCCAATAAATTTAGGAGTTGCAGGCTTTCCATTTACCTCAATTTGCAATTTCTGAAGTATGTATTGTTTCATATAAGCCAGATCTTCGGCAGTTTCATTTTGAGTGGCTAAAGAAATGGTTGGTTTGTAGCGTTGTTGCAAGACGTCCTCCAAATCGTCTATAAATATTTTGGTGATAATTTGAACCGATTGCTTTTCTTGTACGTATTCAATTTTGGTAATACTCACATAAAACTTATGTGCTGAAGCTGCTGTAACTATGGTAAAAAGAAGTAGTAGCGTTGCAATTCTTAATAAATTCATGAATTTCGGAGATTTTCAAAGTGTGTTTGACGTTATTTTTGGAGCAATGTTACAATTATCATTCCTCTTTTTCTGAAAAACGTTCGACATATATTTCGCCCTGTTCCTGAAATATTTGAAGCACCAGCGCATAATTTTCATTTTCGAAATCTTTTTTCAAATCGGTTGTTTCAATACAAAA
This genomic stretch from Ulvibacter sp. MAR_2010_11 harbors:
- a CDS encoding DUF6702 family protein; translation: MNLLRIATLLLLFTIVTAASAHKFYVSITKIEYVQEKQSVQIITKIFIDDLEDVLQQRYKPTISLATQNETAEDLAYMKQYILQKLQIEVNGKPATPKFIGSEYETDVVKVYLEITGVQNLKTLEIENYLLLDMFDEQQNIVHLKTSKSRRSLVLDKDNPKGVLNFD